The Sylvia atricapilla isolate bSylAtr1 chromosome 12, bSylAtr1.pri, whole genome shotgun sequence genome has a segment encoding these proteins:
- the DEF8 gene encoding differentially expressed in FDCP 8 homolog isoform X3 — MASDERLARFRQAHLNPFNKSPEQLERPDGESPAPAQQPDPTPGDPEGALDLGLAEDHFSRPVGLILASDVPQLRRAIEECKRVILALPEHSERQKDAVVRLIHLRLKLQELKDPGEDEPNIRVVLEHRFYKEKSKSVKQMCDKCSTIIWGLIQTWYTCTGCYYRCHSKCLPLVSRPCVRAQVSHQAEYQLSICPESGLDSQDYRCAECRAPISLRGVPSEARQCDYTGLYYCSSCHWNDLAVVPARAIHNWDFEPRKVSRCSMRYLALMVSRPVLKLREINPLLFNYVEELVEIRKLRQDILLMKPYFITCKEAMEARLLLQLQDRQHFVENDEMYSLQDLIDIEAGRLGCSLTEIHTLFAKHIKLDCERCQAKGFVCELCREGDVLFPFDSHTSVCADCSAVFHRDCYYDNSTTCPRCARLSLRKQSLFQDSGTEAEP, encoded by the exons ATGGCGTCAGATGAGCGGCTGGCCCGCTTCCGCCAGGCCCACCTGAACCCCTTCAACaagagccctgagcagctggagcGCCCTGACGGAGAAtcccctgccccag CCCAGCAGCCGGATCCCACCCCAGGGGACCCCGAGGGCGCCCTGGACCTGGGGCTGGCTGAGGACCACTTCTCCCGCCCTGTG GGGCTGATCCTGGCGTCGGACGTGCCGCAGCTGCGCCGGGCCATCGAGGAGTGCAAGCGGGTGATCCTGGCGCTGCCCGAGCACTCGGAGCGGCAGAAGGACGCAGTGGTTCGGCTCATCCACCTCCGCCTcaagctgcaggagctgaag GACCCTGGTGAGGATGAGCCTAACATCCGGGTGGTCCTGGAGCATCGTTTCTACAAGGAGAAGAGTAAGAGCGTCAAGCAGATGTGTGACAAGTGCAGCACCATCATCTGGGGGCTCATCCAGACCTGGTACACCTGCACAG GCTGCTACTACAGGTGCCACAGCAAGTGCCTGCCGCTGGTGAGCCGGCCGTGTGTGCGGGCCCAGGTGAGCCACCAGGCCGAGTACCAGCTCAGCATCTGCCCCGAGAGTGGACTGGACAGCCAGGACTATCGCTGTGCCGAGTGCCGGGCCCCCATCTCCCTCC GGGGAGTGCCCAGCGAGGCCCGGCAGTGTGACTACACTGGCCTCTACTactgctccagctgccactgGAACGACCTGGCCGTGGTGCCCGCCCGTGCCATCCACAACTGGGACTTCGAGCCCCGCAAG GTGTCACGGTGCAGCATGAGGTACCTGGCACTGATGGTGTCACGGCCGGTGCTGAAGCTGCGGGAGATCAACCCACTGCTCTTCAACTACGTGGAGGAGCTGGTGGAGATCCGG AAGCTGCGCCAGGACATCCTGTTGATGAAGCCCTACTTCATCACCTGCAAGGAGGCGATGGAGGcccggctgctgctgcag ctgcaggacCGGCAGCACTTTGTGGAGAACGATGAGATGTACTCGCTGCAGGACCTGATCGACATCGAGGCCGGGCGCCTCGGCTGCTCCCTCACTGAGATCCACACGCTCTTTGCCAAGCACATCAAGCTGGACTGCGAG CGATGCCAGGCCAAGGGCTTTGTCTGTGAGCTGTGCCGGGAGGGCGACGTGCTCTTCCCCTTCGACAGCCACACCTCGGTTTGTGCCGACTGCTCTGCCGTCTTCCACAG GGACTGCTACTACGACAACTCCACCACCTGCCCCCGGTGCGCCCGGCTGAGCCTGCGGAAGCAATCCTTGTTCCAGGACTCTGGCACGGAGGCAGAGCCCTAA
- the DEF8 gene encoding differentially expressed in FDCP 8 homolog isoform X1 encodes MGGRCRRTVAMASDERLARFRQAHLNPFNKSPEQLERPDGESPAPAQQPDPTPGDPEGALDLGLAEDHFSRPVGLILASDVPQLRRAIEECKRVILALPEHSERQKDAVVRLIHLRLKLQELKDPGEDEPNIRVVLEHRFYKEKSKSVKQMCDKCSTIIWGLIQTWYTCTGCYYRCHSKCLPLVSRPCVRAQVSHQAEYQLSICPESGLDSQDYRCAECRAPISLRGVPSEARQCDYTGLYYCSSCHWNDLAVVPARAIHNWDFEPRKVSRCSMRYLALMVSRPVLKLREINPLLFNYVEELVEIRKLRQDILLMKPYFITCKEAMEARLLLQLQDRQHFVENDEMYSLQDLIDIEAGRLGCSLTEIHTLFAKHIKLDCERCQAKGFVCELCREGDVLFPFDSHTSVCADCSAVFHRDCYYDNSTTCPRCARLSLRKQSLFQDSGTEAEP; translated from the exons ATGGGTGGACGGTGCCG CAGGACGGTGGCAATGGCGTCAGATGAGCGGCTGGCCCGCTTCCGCCAGGCCCACCTGAACCCCTTCAACaagagccctgagcagctggagcGCCCTGACGGAGAAtcccctgccccag CCCAGCAGCCGGATCCCACCCCAGGGGACCCCGAGGGCGCCCTGGACCTGGGGCTGGCTGAGGACCACTTCTCCCGCCCTGTG GGGCTGATCCTGGCGTCGGACGTGCCGCAGCTGCGCCGGGCCATCGAGGAGTGCAAGCGGGTGATCCTGGCGCTGCCCGAGCACTCGGAGCGGCAGAAGGACGCAGTGGTTCGGCTCATCCACCTCCGCCTcaagctgcaggagctgaag GACCCTGGTGAGGATGAGCCTAACATCCGGGTGGTCCTGGAGCATCGTTTCTACAAGGAGAAGAGTAAGAGCGTCAAGCAGATGTGTGACAAGTGCAGCACCATCATCTGGGGGCTCATCCAGACCTGGTACACCTGCACAG GCTGCTACTACAGGTGCCACAGCAAGTGCCTGCCGCTGGTGAGCCGGCCGTGTGTGCGGGCCCAGGTGAGCCACCAGGCCGAGTACCAGCTCAGCATCTGCCCCGAGAGTGGACTGGACAGCCAGGACTATCGCTGTGCCGAGTGCCGGGCCCCCATCTCCCTCC GGGGAGTGCCCAGCGAGGCCCGGCAGTGTGACTACACTGGCCTCTACTactgctccagctgccactgGAACGACCTGGCCGTGGTGCCCGCCCGTGCCATCCACAACTGGGACTTCGAGCCCCGCAAG GTGTCACGGTGCAGCATGAGGTACCTGGCACTGATGGTGTCACGGCCGGTGCTGAAGCTGCGGGAGATCAACCCACTGCTCTTCAACTACGTGGAGGAGCTGGTGGAGATCCGG AAGCTGCGCCAGGACATCCTGTTGATGAAGCCCTACTTCATCACCTGCAAGGAGGCGATGGAGGcccggctgctgctgcag ctgcaggacCGGCAGCACTTTGTGGAGAACGATGAGATGTACTCGCTGCAGGACCTGATCGACATCGAGGCCGGGCGCCTCGGCTGCTCCCTCACTGAGATCCACACGCTCTTTGCCAAGCACATCAAGCTGGACTGCGAG CGATGCCAGGCCAAGGGCTTTGTCTGTGAGCTGTGCCGGGAGGGCGACGTGCTCTTCCCCTTCGACAGCCACACCTCGGTTTGTGCCGACTGCTCTGCCGTCTTCCACAG GGACTGCTACTACGACAACTCCACCACCTGCCCCCGGTGCGCCCGGCTGAGCCTGCGGAAGCAATCCTTGTTCCAGGACTCTGGCACGGAGGCAGAGCCCTAA
- the DEF8 gene encoding differentially expressed in FDCP 8 homolog isoform X2, which produces MGGRCRTVAMASDERLARFRQAHLNPFNKSPEQLERPDGESPAPAQQPDPTPGDPEGALDLGLAEDHFSRPVGLILASDVPQLRRAIEECKRVILALPEHSERQKDAVVRLIHLRLKLQELKDPGEDEPNIRVVLEHRFYKEKSKSVKQMCDKCSTIIWGLIQTWYTCTGCYYRCHSKCLPLVSRPCVRAQVSHQAEYQLSICPESGLDSQDYRCAECRAPISLRGVPSEARQCDYTGLYYCSSCHWNDLAVVPARAIHNWDFEPRKVSRCSMRYLALMVSRPVLKLREINPLLFNYVEELVEIRKLRQDILLMKPYFITCKEAMEARLLLQLQDRQHFVENDEMYSLQDLIDIEAGRLGCSLTEIHTLFAKHIKLDCERCQAKGFVCELCREGDVLFPFDSHTSVCADCSAVFHRDCYYDNSTTCPRCARLSLRKQSLFQDSGTEAEP; this is translated from the exons ATGGGTGGACGGTGCCG GACGGTGGCAATGGCGTCAGATGAGCGGCTGGCCCGCTTCCGCCAGGCCCACCTGAACCCCTTCAACaagagccctgagcagctggagcGCCCTGACGGAGAAtcccctgccccag CCCAGCAGCCGGATCCCACCCCAGGGGACCCCGAGGGCGCCCTGGACCTGGGGCTGGCTGAGGACCACTTCTCCCGCCCTGTG GGGCTGATCCTGGCGTCGGACGTGCCGCAGCTGCGCCGGGCCATCGAGGAGTGCAAGCGGGTGATCCTGGCGCTGCCCGAGCACTCGGAGCGGCAGAAGGACGCAGTGGTTCGGCTCATCCACCTCCGCCTcaagctgcaggagctgaag GACCCTGGTGAGGATGAGCCTAACATCCGGGTGGTCCTGGAGCATCGTTTCTACAAGGAGAAGAGTAAGAGCGTCAAGCAGATGTGTGACAAGTGCAGCACCATCATCTGGGGGCTCATCCAGACCTGGTACACCTGCACAG GCTGCTACTACAGGTGCCACAGCAAGTGCCTGCCGCTGGTGAGCCGGCCGTGTGTGCGGGCCCAGGTGAGCCACCAGGCCGAGTACCAGCTCAGCATCTGCCCCGAGAGTGGACTGGACAGCCAGGACTATCGCTGTGCCGAGTGCCGGGCCCCCATCTCCCTCC GGGGAGTGCCCAGCGAGGCCCGGCAGTGTGACTACACTGGCCTCTACTactgctccagctgccactgGAACGACCTGGCCGTGGTGCCCGCCCGTGCCATCCACAACTGGGACTTCGAGCCCCGCAAG GTGTCACGGTGCAGCATGAGGTACCTGGCACTGATGGTGTCACGGCCGGTGCTGAAGCTGCGGGAGATCAACCCACTGCTCTTCAACTACGTGGAGGAGCTGGTGGAGATCCGG AAGCTGCGCCAGGACATCCTGTTGATGAAGCCCTACTTCATCACCTGCAAGGAGGCGATGGAGGcccggctgctgctgcag ctgcaggacCGGCAGCACTTTGTGGAGAACGATGAGATGTACTCGCTGCAGGACCTGATCGACATCGAGGCCGGGCGCCTCGGCTGCTCCCTCACTGAGATCCACACGCTCTTTGCCAAGCACATCAAGCTGGACTGCGAG CGATGCCAGGCCAAGGGCTTTGTCTGTGAGCTGTGCCGGGAGGGCGACGTGCTCTTCCCCTTCGACAGCCACACCTCGGTTTGTGCCGACTGCTCTGCCGTCTTCCACAG GGACTGCTACTACGACAACTCCACCACCTGCCCCCGGTGCGCCCGGCTGAGCCTGCGGAAGCAATCCTTGTTCCAGGACTCTGGCACGGAGGCAGAGCCCTAA
- the DEF8 gene encoding differentially expressed in FDCP 8 homolog isoform X4, which translates to MGGRCRRTVAMASDERLARFRQAHLNPFNKSPEQLERPDGESPAPAQQPDPTPGDPEGALDLGLAEDHFSRPVGLILASDVPQLRRAIEECKRVILALPEHSERQKDAVVRLIHLRLKLQELKDPGEDEPNIRVVLEHRFYKEKSKSVKQMCDKCSTIIWGLIQTWYTCTGCYYRCHSKCLPLVSRPCVRAQVSHQAEYQLSICPESGLDSQDYRCAECRAPISLRGVPSEARQCDYTGLYYCSSCHWNDLAVVPARAIHNWDFEPRKVSRCSMRYLALMVSRPVLKLREINPLLFNYVEELVEIRLQDRQHFVENDEMYSLQDLIDIEAGRLGCSLTEIHTLFAKHIKLDCERCQAKGFVCELCREGDVLFPFDSHTSVCADCSAVFHRDCYYDNSTTCPRCARLSLRKQSLFQDSGTEAEP; encoded by the exons ATGGGTGGACGGTGCCG CAGGACGGTGGCAATGGCGTCAGATGAGCGGCTGGCCCGCTTCCGCCAGGCCCACCTGAACCCCTTCAACaagagccctgagcagctggagcGCCCTGACGGAGAAtcccctgccccag CCCAGCAGCCGGATCCCACCCCAGGGGACCCCGAGGGCGCCCTGGACCTGGGGCTGGCTGAGGACCACTTCTCCCGCCCTGTG GGGCTGATCCTGGCGTCGGACGTGCCGCAGCTGCGCCGGGCCATCGAGGAGTGCAAGCGGGTGATCCTGGCGCTGCCCGAGCACTCGGAGCGGCAGAAGGACGCAGTGGTTCGGCTCATCCACCTCCGCCTcaagctgcaggagctgaag GACCCTGGTGAGGATGAGCCTAACATCCGGGTGGTCCTGGAGCATCGTTTCTACAAGGAGAAGAGTAAGAGCGTCAAGCAGATGTGTGACAAGTGCAGCACCATCATCTGGGGGCTCATCCAGACCTGGTACACCTGCACAG GCTGCTACTACAGGTGCCACAGCAAGTGCCTGCCGCTGGTGAGCCGGCCGTGTGTGCGGGCCCAGGTGAGCCACCAGGCCGAGTACCAGCTCAGCATCTGCCCCGAGAGTGGACTGGACAGCCAGGACTATCGCTGTGCCGAGTGCCGGGCCCCCATCTCCCTCC GGGGAGTGCCCAGCGAGGCCCGGCAGTGTGACTACACTGGCCTCTACTactgctccagctgccactgGAACGACCTGGCCGTGGTGCCCGCCCGTGCCATCCACAACTGGGACTTCGAGCCCCGCAAG GTGTCACGGTGCAGCATGAGGTACCTGGCACTGATGGTGTCACGGCCGGTGCTGAAGCTGCGGGAGATCAACCCACTGCTCTTCAACTACGTGGAGGAGCTGGTGGAGATCCGG ctgcaggacCGGCAGCACTTTGTGGAGAACGATGAGATGTACTCGCTGCAGGACCTGATCGACATCGAGGCCGGGCGCCTCGGCTGCTCCCTCACTGAGATCCACACGCTCTTTGCCAAGCACATCAAGCTGGACTGCGAG CGATGCCAGGCCAAGGGCTTTGTCTGTGAGCTGTGCCGGGAGGGCGACGTGCTCTTCCCCTTCGACAGCCACACCTCGGTTTGTGCCGACTGCTCTGCCGTCTTCCACAG GGACTGCTACTACGACAACTCCACCACCTGCCCCCGGTGCGCCCGGCTGAGCCTGCGGAAGCAATCCTTGTTCCAGGACTCTGGCACGGAGGCAGAGCCCTAA
- the TUBB3 gene encoding tubulin beta-3 chain encodes MSTLAPLRLLREPSNASEGNQSNATVGAGGGWCQGLDIPNELFLALGLVSLVENLLVVAAILKNRNLHSPTYYFICCLAVSDMLVSISNLAEMLFMLLLEHGVLVMRPSIVRHMDSVIDMLICSSVVSSLSFLGVIAVDRYITIFYALRYHSIMTLQRAVVTMASVWLASTVSSTVLIIYYRSNTILLCLIGFFLFMLVLMLVLYIHMFALARHHLHSISSQQKPPTAHRGGSLKGAVTLTILLGVFFICWGPFFFHLILIVTCPTNPFCTCFFSYFNLFLILIICNSVIDPLIYAFRSQELRRTLREVVTCSWVPARVPGCPRSPWVPGVPPGPCPPRVPGSPLRRGGAWPWAWPGGAWRAAPVPQGCCGAAAAAADWLRAAVTSAAGPVRRREPIKDAAAAAPPSALPVPLRSGAAPLPAPARSRPAPLRPGRTMREIVHIQAGQCGNQIGAKFWEVISDEHGIDPSGNYVGDSDLQLERISVYYNEASSHKYVPRAILVDLEPGTMDSVRSGAFGHLFRPDNFIFGQSGAGNNWAKGHYTEGAELVDSVLDVVRKECENCDCLQGFQLTHSLGGGTGSGMGTLLISKVREEYPDRIMNTFSVVPSPKVSDTVVEPYNATLSIHQLVENTDETYCIDNEALYDICFRTLKLATPTYGDLNHLVSATMSGVTTSLRFPGQLNADLRKLAVNMVPFPRLHFFMPGFAPLTARGSQQYRALTVPELTQQMFDAKNMMAACDPRHGRYLTVATVFRGRMSMKEVDEQMLAIQSKNSSYFVEWIPNNVKVAVCDIPPRGLKMSSTFIGNSTAIQELFKRISEQFTAMFRRKAFLHWYTGEGMDEMEFTEAESNMNDLVSEYQQYQDATAEEEGEMYEDDEEESEAQGAK; translated from the exons ATGTCGACGCTGGCCCCCCTGCGTCTGCTGCGCGAGCCCTCGAATGCCAGCGAGGGCAACCAGAGCAATGCCACGGTCGGGGCCGGCGGTGgctggtgccaggggctggacaTTCCCAACGAGCTGTTCCTGGCGCTGGGGCTGGTGAGCCTGGTGGAGAACCTGCTGGTGGTGGCCGCCATCCTGAAGAACAGGAACCTGCACTCGCCCACCTACTACTTCATCTGCTGCCTGGCGGTGTCCGACATGCTGGTGAGCATCAGCAACCTGGCGGAGATGCtcttcatgctgctgctggaacacGGGGTGCTGGTGATGCGCCCCAGCATCGTCCGCCACATGGACAGCGTCATTGACATGCTCATCTGCAGCTCGGTCGtgtcttccctctccttcctggGGGTCATCGCCGTGGACCGCTACATCACCATCTTCTATGCCCTGCGCTACCACAGCATCATGACCCTGCAGCGGGCCGTGGTCACCATGGCCAGCGTCTGGCTGGCCAGCACCGTCTCCAGCACCGTCCTGATCATCTACTACCGCAGCAACACCATCCTCCTCTGCCTCATCGGCTTCTTCCTCTTCATGCTGGTCCTCATGCTGGTCCTCTACATCCACATGTTCGCCCTGGCCCGCCACCATCTCCACAGCATCTCCAGCCAGCAGAAGCCACCCACCGCCCACCGTGGCGGCAGCCTGAAGGGTGCCGTCACCCTCACCATCCTCCTAGGCGTCTTCTTTATCTGCTGGGGGCCCTTCTTCTTTCACCTCATCCTCATCGTCACCTGTCCCACCAACCCCTTCTGCACCTGCTTCTTCAGCTACTTCAacctcttcctcatcctcatcatcTGTAACTCGGTGATTGACCCCCTCATCTACGCCTTCCGGAGCCAGGAGCTCCGGCGGACGCTGCGGGAGGTGGTGACATGCTCCTG GGTCCCCGCGCGGGTCCCGGGGTGTCCCCGCTCCCCGTGGGTGCCGGGGGTGccccccgggccgtgccccccGCGGGTACCGGGGTCCCCGCTCCGCCGCGGCGGGGCGTGGCCGTGGGCGTGGCCGGGCGGGGCGTGGCGGGCGGCGCCGGTGCCGCAGGGCTGTTGCGGCGCTGCGGCGGCGGCCGCTGATTGGCTGAGGGCGGCGGTGACGTCAGCGGCCGGCCCGGTGCGGCGGCGGGAGCCTATAAAGGatgcggcggcggccgcgccgccctccgcgctcccggtgccgctccGCTCCGGTGCCGCTCCGCTCCCGGCCCCAGCCCGCTCCCGTCCCGCTCCGCTCCGGCCCGGCCGCACCATGAGGGAGATCGTCCACATCCAGGCGGGGCAATGCGGCAACCAGATCGGCGCCAAG TTCTGGGAGGTCATCAGCGACGAACACGGCATCGACCCCAGCGGCAACTACGTGGGGGACTCAGACCTGCAGCTTGAACGCATCAGTGTCTACTACAATGAGGCCTCTT CTCACAAGTACGTGCCTCGCGCCATCCTGGTGGACCTGGAGCCGGGGACGATGGACAGCGTGCGCTCGGGTGCCTTTGGCCACCTCTTCCGCCCTGACAACTTCATCTTTG ggcaGAGCGGTGCCGGGAACAACTGGGCAAAGGGGCACTACACAGAGGGGGCCGAGCTGGTGGACTCGGTGCTAGATGTGGTGCGGAAGGAGTGTGAGAACTGCGACTGCCTGCAGGGCTTCCAGCTGACCCACTCTCTGGGCGGGGGCACCGGCTCAGGCATGGGCACCCTGCTCATCAGCAAGGTGCGGGAGGAGTACCCCGACCGCATCATGAACACCTTCAGCGTGGTGCCGTCCCCCAAGGTGTCTGACACGGTGGTGGAGCCCTACAACGCCACGCTGTCCATCCACCAGCTGGTGGAGAACACGGACGAGACGTACTGCATCGACAACGAGGCGCTCTACGACATCTGCTTCCGCACACTCAAACTGGCCACCCCCACCTACGGCGACCTCAACCACCTTGTCTCGGCCACCATGAGCGGTGTGACCACCTCCCTGCGCTTCCCTGGCCAGCTCAATGCTGACCTCCGCAAGCTGGCCGTCAACATGGTGCCCTTCCCTCGGCTGCACTTCTTCATGCCGGGCTTCGCCCCGCTGACGGCGCGTGGCAGCCAGCAGTACCGCGCCCTCACCGTGCCTGAGCTCACCCAGCAGATGTTTGATGCCAAGAACATGATGGCCGCCTGTGACCCCCGCCATGGCCGCTACCTCACCGTGGCCACTGTCTTCCGTGGCCGTATGTCCATGAAGGAGGTGGATGAACAGATGTTGGCCATCCAGAGCAAGAACAGCTCCTACTTTGTGGAGTGGATCCCCAACAATGTCAAGGTGGCCGTGTGTGACATCCCGCCGCGGGGGCTGAAGATGTCCTCCACCTTCATCGGGAACAGCACGGCCATCCAGGAGCTCTTCAAGCGCATCTCGGAGCAGTTCACAGCCATGTTCCGCCGCAAGGCCTTCCTGCACTGGTACACAGGCGAGGGGATGGACGAGATGGAGTTCACCGAGGCCGAGAGCAACATGAATGACCTGGTGTCCGAGTACCAGCAGTACCAGGACGCCACAGCCGAGGAGGAGGGCGAGATGTACGAGGACGACGAGGAGGAGTCGGAGGCGCAGGGCGCCAAGTGA